TTTCTTTGGCCAGCGCTTCCAGATCATCGATGTTAATTTCCACGTTAAAATGACCGCTGTTGGCCACAATAGCTCCGTCCTTCATCCGTTCAAAATGTTCTTTACGAATCACATGAATGTCGCCGGTAATGGTTACGAACAGGTCGCCGATTTTAGCGGCTTCGCTCATGGGCATTACCCAAAAGCCGTCCATGGCCGCCTCCAGAGCCCTGATGGGATGGACTTCGGTAACGATCACGTTGGCGCCCATGCCTTTCATGCGCATGGCAAAGCCCTTGCCGCACCAGCCGTAGCCGGCGACCACCACTTTTTTGCCGGCCACCAGAAAATCCGTGGCGCGAATGATGCCATCTACCGTGGATTGTCCCGTGCCGTAGCGGTTGTCAAACAGGTATTTGGTCTCTGCGTCATTGACGGCAAATACGGGGATTTTTAACGCGCCGTCGCGATGCATGGCGCGTAGACGAATGATGCCGGTGGTGGTCTCTTCCATGGAGCCTTTGACGTTTTTTAATTTGTCCGGATATTCGGCGTGCAGCGTGGAAACCAGGTCGGCTCCGTCGTCCATGGTAATTTGCGGATTGTGTTCAATGGCTGTACGAATGTGTTCGTAATAAGTTTTGTGATCTTCGCCGCGGATGGCAAAAACAGAAATATCGTAATCTTTTACCAGCGAGGCCGCCACATCATCCTGTGTGCTGAGCGGATTGGAGGCCACCAACACCAGATCGGCGCCGCCGGCTTTAAGCGTGCGTGCCAGATTGGCCGTTTCGGCGGTTACATGCAAACAGGCAGACATGCGCAT
This sequence is a window from Caldithrix abyssi DSM 13497. Protein-coding genes within it:
- the ahcY gene encoding adenosylhomocysteinase gives rise to the protein MVKHHVKDLNLAPQGKKRIEWADNDMPVLRKIRERFEKDQPLAGMRMSACLHVTAETANLARTLKAGGADLVLVASNPLSTQDDVAASLVKDYDISVFAIRGEDHKTYYEHIRTAIEHNPQITMDDGADLVSTLHAEYPDKLKNVKGSMEETTTGIIRLRAMHRDGALKIPVFAVNDAETKYLFDNRYGTGQSTVDGIIRATDFLVAGKKVVVAGYGWCGKGFAMRMKGMGANVIVTEVHPIRALEAAMDGFWVMPMSEAAKIGDLFVTITGDIHVIRKEHFERMKDGAIVANSGHFNVEINIDDLEALAKEKHENVRNNVDEYVLQDGRRIFLLAQGRLINLAAAEGHPASVMDMSFATQALTTEYALKNDLPVAVHDVPAEIENWISLAKLETMGIQIDELTEEQKQYLSSWEMGT